The nucleotide sequence AGCTAACGCAGACGCGCTTCATCAGTAAAAACCCCATTGTAGACGGCTGGTATGCCGATCCGGAGGGCGTCATCTTCGGCAAAACGTACTGGATTTACCCGACCTATTCGGCTCCCTACGACGAGCAGACGTTTTTCGACGCGTTCTCCTCGCCCGACCTGGTTCACTGGACCAAACACAGCCGGATTCTGGACACCCAAACGGTAAAATGGGCGAAACGGGCGGTCTGGGCGCCCTCGCCCGTGTATGCCAACGGCAAGTACTACCTCTTTTTCGCGGCCAACGATATCCAGAATAATCAGGAATACGGCGGGATTGGCGTGGCGGTATCCGACAAACCATCCGGCCCGTTCCAGGACGCGCTGGGCAAACCCTTGATTGATAAATTCCAGAACGGTGCCCAGCCGATTGACCCGCATGTTTACGTCGATGACGACGGGCAGGCGTATCTGTACTACGGCGGCTGGCGGCACTGCAACGTAACGAAACTAAGTAAAGACCTGCTGAGTCTGGTGCCCTTCGCCGATGGAACAACGTACAAGGAGATTACGCCCGACAAATACGTCGAAGGACCCTGCATGCTCAAGCGCAACGGCAAGTATTACTTCATGTGGTCGGAAGGGGGCTGGACGGGGCCGGATTATTCCGTGGCTTACGCCGTGTCCGATTCGCCCTTTGGGCCGTTTAAACGCGAAGGGAAAATTCTGCAGCAGGACCCCGCCGTCGCGACCGGTGCCGGCCACCACTCCGTCATTCACCTGCCCAATACCGATACGTACTATATCGTCTATCACCGTCGCCCGTTGGGGGAAACGGCCGCCAATCATCGCGTAACGTGCATCGATCACCTTCACTTCAATCCGGACGGCACGATCAAGCCCGTTCAGATCACGGCGGAAGGCGTAACCCCACACTTGATTAACTGAGTCCTGATGCGAACTACGTATATTCTGCTGGCTCTGTTAGCCGGACTGACAACCGCCTGCCGTCAGCTTAAACCCGCTCAGACCTCCCTCAACCGGGTTGAATCGGTCAACCCACTAATGGGAACCGACTCTAAACCGTCGCTTTCCAATGGCAATACGTATCCGGCCATTGCGCTGCCCTGGGGCATGAATTTCTGGATGCCACAGACCGGTCGAATGGGCGACGGCTGGGCCTATACCTACGCGGCCGATAGAATCCGGGGGTTCAAACAGACGCACCAGCCGTCGCCCTGGATGAACGATTACGGGCAGTTTTCGATCATGCCCCTGACGGGAAAGCCTTATTTTGAAGAAGACAAACGGGCCAGCTGGTATTCGCACAAAGCCGAGGTTGCTAAACCCTATTACTACAGCGTTTACCTGGCCGATCATGACGTAACGACCGAAATTGCTCCAACGGAACGGGCCGCGTCGTTCCGCTTTACGTTCCCCGACACCGACAGCGCCCAGGTGGTTATTGATGCGCTGGATAAGGGCTCGTATGTGCGGATCATTCCCGGCGAGCGTAAAGTGATTGGCTACACAACCCGCAACAGCGGGGGCGTACCCGCCAATTTCAAGAATTACTTTGTGCTGGTCTTCGACAAACCCTTTGACCGTCAGGCCATCTGGCAGAACGGCCAGTGGGTGAGCAGTCGGCTGGAACTACAGGCCGACCATGCCGGGGCGGTGGTGGGTTTCAAAACCCGTAAAGGTGAACCTGTCCATGTTCGGGTGGCTTCATCGTTCATCAGCATCGAACAGGCCGAGCGTAACCTGAACGAAATCGGCGCCGATAGTTTCGAGACGGTCAAAGAAAAGGCGAAGACGGCCTGGGACCGGGAGCTGAACCGGATTCAGGTGGAGGGCGGTACGGTCGAACAGACCCGGACGTTTTATTCGTGTCTCTATCGGTCGCTGCTGTTTCCACGTAAATTCTATGAGCTGGACGAGGGCGGTAAAGTGGTGCATTACAGTCCCTATAATGGCAAGGTCCTGCCCGGCTACATGTTCACCGACACCGGCTTCTGGGATACCTTTCGGTCGCAGTTTCCGTTTCTGAACCTGCTGTATCCGTCGCTGAACGAGCACATCCAGGAAGGACTGGCGAATGCCTACAAGGAAGGCGGCTGGCTGCCCGAATGGGCGAGTCCGGGTCTGCGGAACACGATGATCGGCTCCAATTCGGCGTCGATTGTGGCGGATGCCTATCTGAAAGGCCGACGTAATTATGACATCAACGTACTCTACGAAGCCGTGCTTAAAAATACGCAGCACGAAGGCCCGATGGATGCCGTTGGCCGCCGGGGCGTAAGCTATTACAACCAGCTTGGGTACGTACCCTATGACGTAAAGATCAACGAAAATGCCGCCCGAACGCTCGAATACGCCTACGACGACTTTGCAATTTATCAGTTAGCCAAAGCTCTGAAACGTCCGCAGGCCGAGATCGACCTGTTCGCCAAACGCTGCCAGAACTACCGGAATCTGTTCGACCCGAAAACAGGGCTAATGCGGGGCCGCAACAAAGACGGTTCGTTCCAGTCGCCCTTCAACCCCTTCAAGTGGGGTGATGCTTTCACCGAAGGGAATAGCTGGCACTACACCTGGTCGGTCTTTCACGATGTGCAGGGACTGATGGACCTGATGGGCGGCTCGAAGAAGTTTGTTGCCAAGCTGGATTCGGTCTTTACGTTGCCCCCGGTTTATGACGAAAGCTATTACGGCAGCGTTATACACGAAATTCGGGAGATGCAGATTGCCAACATGGGCCAGTATGCCCACGGCAACCAGCCGATTCAGCACATGATTTACCTCTATAACTACGCGGGCGAACCCTGGAAAACGCAGTACTGGGTACGTGAGGTGATGAACCGCCTATATCTGCCCACCCCCGACGGGTACTGTGGCGACGAGGACAACGGGCAGACCTCGGCCTGGTACGTTTTTTCGGCAATGGGCTTCTACCCGGTCTGTCCCGCTACGGATCAGTACGTGCTAGGCGCGCCCCTGTTCAAGAAGATGACTCTGCAACTGGAAAACGGCAGGCAGATCGTAATCAATGCGCCGGACAACAGTGAGCAGAACCGGTACGTCAAAGCCCTGAAAGTGAACGGTAAAGCAAGCAGTAAGAACTGGCTCAGTCATCAGGCGCTGATGCAGGGCGCTACCCTTACGTTCGACATGGCGGCAACTCCCAATCAAGGGCGGGGGACGCAGCCGGCCGATTTCCCGTATTCGTTTTCAGCCCAGAAGCCCTGATTCCCTTTCGTTTTAGAATAGATTCTAACTCATGAATAAACGCTTTCTTCTTTCAATTGCCTGTTTTCTGCTCATCAATCTTTCGGTTCGGGCGGGGCGGGTCGATACCATTCAGGTCGAGAGTAAGGCCATGCACAAAGCGATCAAGTGCGTGGTCATCACGCCGGATCGATACAGCACGGCCGCCAGTGAGCGGTTTCCGGTGGTGTATCTGCTGCATGGCTACAGCGGCAATCATAGCGACTGGATTCGCAAAGCGCCCGAGCTGACAAGCTATGCCGACCGCTACGGGGTGATTATTGCCTGTCCCGATGGGCAGAATAGCTGGTACCTCGACAGTCCGGTTAATCCGGCGAAACGCTTCGAGACCTTCGTGACGGGCGAACTGCTGCCCTATATGGATGCAAACTACCGCACGCAGGCCGACCGGCAGCACCGGGCCATTACGGGTTTATCGATGGGCGGACACGGAGCGCTGTATCTGGCTGTGCGGCACCGGGATTTGTTTGGGCAGGCGGGTAGTCTGAGTGGTGGGGTAGACCTCCGGCCGTTCCCGAACAACTGGGACCTGAAAAACCTGCTGGGCGAAGAAGCGACCAACCAGAGCAACTGGGACACCCACTCGGTTATCAACGTCATTGATTCGCTGCAGAACGGTGATTTGCGGCTGATGGTCGAATGCGGTACGGCTGACTTTTTCTACGAAGTAAACCGGAATCTGCACCAGAAACTCCTCCAGCGGGCCATCGCCCACGACTATATCGAACGACCTGGCGCCCACACCTGGGACTACTGGCGGGGTAATATCGAATACCAACTGCTGTTCTTTCGCAAAGGCTTCCCCGAAGAAAAATAAGCATTCGGCTTGATTAGCAGGTAACAGGCGGACAGGATACTTATCCTGTCCGCCTGTCTTATTAATAGGGATCATTGGCTGAAACTTGCCGGCCGGAGTAAATAGAAAATGGCAGCTCGGATCTTTTACCCGTAAACGGAAGAAACGCCGAACCGACATTCCTATGCACGTCTCGATAAAGCAACTAGCCTTGCGCCGGTTTTTATATCTGTTGGTAACCCTCAGCGGGCTGATGCATGCCGCCATGGCGCAAACCCCGGCGACGGCGACCATACCCCTGCCCGAGCACCCCCGGCCGGATTTTGAACGGACGAACTGGCTGAACCTGAACGGCGACTGGGCCTTTCGCTTCGACTCAGCGGATGTGGGCCTGCGCGAACACTGGTTCACGGGTACCCAGACGTTTCCCCTCACCATCCACGTACCATTTCCGTGGGGAGCACCCCTGTCGGGCGTAAAAGATCAGGCCGATATCGGCTGGTATCAGCGTTCGATCAGCGTACCGGCCGACTGGCGGGGGCAGCGCGTCTTTCTGACTATCGGCGCCAGCGACTGGCTGACGACTGTCTGGCTCGACGGTCAGGAACTGGGCAGACACGAGGGCGGTTACACGCCCTTTTCATTCGAGCTCACGCCCCATCTGAAACCCGGACAGGCGCAGCGGCTCGTCGTGCGGGTGGATGACAAACGGCGGCAGTTTACGCTCTACGGCAAGCAGGGCTATGGCAACGCCCGGGGTATCTGGCAGACACCCTATCTGGAAACGCGGGGCGACGCTTACATAGAAGCCCTGCATTTTACGCCCGATATTGACGCCAATAAAGTACGGGTAACCGCCTACCTGCCCAGTCCAGCCCCGAATGATCTGCGGCTTGCCCTTAACATAGGAGAGGGCAATTCGGCTGTCAAGACTCAGCAGACCATCCGGAAAGGTCAGCAGCAGGTAAGCGTTGACGTAGCCCTGCCCAATGCCCGTCGCTGGACCTTAACCGACCCGTATCTGTATCCAGTTGAGGCCACCCTGAGTGGCAGCGGCAAAACCAGTGATAGGGTAAAAAGCTACCTGGGTATGCGCAAAATCTCGGTCGTGAACCTGCCCGGCACCCAGATTCCTTACGTAGCGCTCAATAACGAACCGATCTATCTGCAGCTTACGCTCGATCAGTCGTATCATCCGGAGGGGTACTATACGTTCCCCAGTGATGCGTTCATGCGCGAAGAAGTGCTGAAAGCCCGTCAAATCGGGCTTACCGGCATCCGAACCCATATCAAGGCCGACATTCCGCGCAAGCTGTACTGGGCCGATCAACTGGGCGTGCTGGTCATGGCCGACCTGCCCAATAGCTGGGGCGAACCCGATTCGCTGGCACGTCGGGAGTCGGAATACACCCTGCGCGAGATGATCAAACGCGATTATAACCACCCGGCCATTTTCTCCTGGATTACGTTCAACGAAACCTGGGGACTAACCACCAAACAGAAAAAAGACGGTAAAGATGTGGCTAACTACCTGCCCGAAACCCAGAAATGGGTAGCGTCGGTGTACCGACTGGCCAAATCGCTGGACCCCTCGCGGCTGGTAGAAGACAACTCCATCTGCTGCGGACGGGGCCATACCGAAACCGACCTGAACTCCTGGCACGAATACCTGCCGGGCTACGAATGGGATGCGTATCTGAGCAAGCTGACAAAGCAAACCTTCCCCGGCTCGACGTTTCATTTTGAAAAAGGCTATAAACAGGGTAACCAGCCCATGTTCAACTCTGAGTTTGGCAACGTCTGGGGCTACGAGGGCAGCACCGGCGATGTGGACTGGAGCTGGGATTACCACCGGGCCATCAACGCGTTC is from Spirosoma taeanense and encodes:
- a CDS encoding glycoside hydrolase family 43 protein, producing MKLVLSSGFVLGALLLSLPGVNLVNEPQPINRQLTQTRFISKNPIVDGWYADPEGVIFGKTYWIYPTYSAPYDEQTFFDAFSSPDLVHWTKHSRILDTQTVKWAKRAVWAPSPVYANGKYYLFFAANDIQNNQEYGGIGVAVSDKPSGPFQDALGKPLIDKFQNGAQPIDPHVYVDDDGQAYLYYGGWRHCNVTKLSKDLLSLVPFADGTTYKEITPDKYVEGPCMLKRNGKYYFMWSEGGWTGPDYSVAYAVSDSPFGPFKREGKILQQDPAVATGAGHHSVIHLPNTDTYYIVYHRRPLGETAANHRVTCIDHLHFNPDGTIKPVQITAEGVTPHLIN
- a CDS encoding GH92 family glycosyl hydrolase; the encoded protein is MRTTYILLALLAGLTTACRQLKPAQTSLNRVESVNPLMGTDSKPSLSNGNTYPAIALPWGMNFWMPQTGRMGDGWAYTYAADRIRGFKQTHQPSPWMNDYGQFSIMPLTGKPYFEEDKRASWYSHKAEVAKPYYYSVYLADHDVTTEIAPTERAASFRFTFPDTDSAQVVIDALDKGSYVRIIPGERKVIGYTTRNSGGVPANFKNYFVLVFDKPFDRQAIWQNGQWVSSRLELQADHAGAVVGFKTRKGEPVHVRVASSFISIEQAERNLNEIGADSFETVKEKAKTAWDRELNRIQVEGGTVEQTRTFYSCLYRSLLFPRKFYELDEGGKVVHYSPYNGKVLPGYMFTDTGFWDTFRSQFPFLNLLYPSLNEHIQEGLANAYKEGGWLPEWASPGLRNTMIGSNSASIVADAYLKGRRNYDINVLYEAVLKNTQHEGPMDAVGRRGVSYYNQLGYVPYDVKINENAARTLEYAYDDFAIYQLAKALKRPQAEIDLFAKRCQNYRNLFDPKTGLMRGRNKDGSFQSPFNPFKWGDAFTEGNSWHYTWSVFHDVQGLMDLMGGSKKFVAKLDSVFTLPPVYDESYYGSVIHEIREMQIANMGQYAHGNQPIQHMIYLYNYAGEPWKTQYWVREVMNRLYLPTPDGYCGDEDNGQTSAWYVFSAMGFYPVCPATDQYVLGAPLFKKMTLQLENGRQIVINAPDNSEQNRYVKALKVNGKASSKNWLSHQALMQGATLTFDMAATPNQGRGTQPADFPYSFSAQKP
- a CDS encoding alpha/beta hydrolase, which codes for MNKRFLLSIACFLLINLSVRAGRVDTIQVESKAMHKAIKCVVITPDRYSTAASERFPVVYLLHGYSGNHSDWIRKAPELTSYADRYGVIIACPDGQNSWYLDSPVNPAKRFETFVTGELLPYMDANYRTQADRQHRAITGLSMGGHGALYLAVRHRDLFGQAGSLSGGVDLRPFPNNWDLKNLLGEEATNQSNWDTHSVINVIDSLQNGDLRLMVECGTADFFYEVNRNLHQKLLQRAIAHDYIERPGAHTWDYWRGNIEYQLLFFRKGFPEEK
- a CDS encoding glycoside hydrolase family 2 protein, yielding MHVSIKQLALRRFLYLLVTLSGLMHAAMAQTPATATIPLPEHPRPDFERTNWLNLNGDWAFRFDSADVGLREHWFTGTQTFPLTIHVPFPWGAPLSGVKDQADIGWYQRSISVPADWRGQRVFLTIGASDWLTTVWLDGQELGRHEGGYTPFSFELTPHLKPGQAQRLVVRVDDKRRQFTLYGKQGYGNARGIWQTPYLETRGDAYIEALHFTPDIDANKVRVTAYLPSPAPNDLRLALNIGEGNSAVKTQQTIRKGQQQVSVDVALPNARRWTLTDPYLYPVEATLSGSGKTSDRVKSYLGMRKISVVNLPGTQIPYVALNNEPIYLQLTLDQSYHPEGYYTFPSDAFMREEVLKARQIGLTGIRTHIKADIPRKLYWADQLGVLVMADLPNSWGEPDSLARRESEYTLREMIKRDYNHPAIFSWITFNETWGLTTKQKKDGKDVANYLPETQKWVASVYRLAKSLDPSRLVEDNSICCGRGHTETDLNSWHEYLPGYEWDAYLSKLTKQTFPGSTFHFEKGYKQGNQPMFNSEFGNVWGYEGSTGDVDWSWDYHRAINAFRQYPQVSGWLYTEHHDVINEWNGYWRYDRSEKELGVGELVPGMTIRDFHAPLYISTGQDIARTAPAGATVAIPLTASFMTGQTDLGQNLTLTAKLYGWDALGQSKTWWSATRSVPYKPYLQQNLDSLRVPMPNEKAVAVLALVLTDASGAELHHNFMSFVVNAPVPATVTLATNRKARVLTTPASQFKNAKWSLKQWNVLEGKKVNGAGSGFVEYRMTWPKDVSINGVESASFLVEASAKQLFTKDREGITMKDADTDYMLGKGVNDPSKNPNAYPMTDQTRFPSAVTVRCNGQVAGRYELPDDPADHRGILSWHAQPQDRKLREAGSYGYKLTVPLPTEALQQAALTGELVIRLEVDDSLPGGLAIYGSEFGRYPIDPTVLLVLKP